A genomic segment from Nicotiana tabacum cultivar K326 chromosome 9, ASM71507v2, whole genome shotgun sequence encodes:
- the LOC107832465 gene encoding uncharacterized protein LOC107832465 — protein sequence MPIGASPYKLVYGKSCHLSIELEHKVYWAIKKLNMDLEPAGEKRLLQLNELDEFKLHSYENAKLYKEKTKRWHDKSIKTGLFEPGQQVLLFNSRLKLFPGKLKSRWSGPFEVVRVTPYGAIEMCA from the coding sequence ATGCCAATTGGGGCATCACCGTATAAGCTCGTTTATGGAAAGTCATGTCACTTGTCTATTGAACTTGAACACAAAGTGTACTGGGCCATTAAAAAGTTGAATATGGACCTTGAACCCGCGGGTGAGAAGAGACTCTTGCAGTTGAATGAGTTAGATGAGTTCAAGTTGCActcttatgaaaatgctaagctttACAAAGAGAAAACGAAAAGATGGCATGACAAGAGTATCAAGACAGGCCTTTTCGAGCCAGGACAACAGGTATTATTGTTCAATTCTAGGCTCAAGCTGTTTCCTGGGAAGTTAAAATCGAGATGGTCAGGCCCATTTGAGGTGGTGAGAGTCACTCCTTATGGTGCAATTGAGATGTGTGCTTGA
- the LOC107832466 gene encoding uncharacterized protein LOC107832466 — protein MGQLASAQNTQADGALPSDTMANPKAFINDVSLRNGRQLGEVQSKKRKQVTFNEESATIELELEKSKESEKPAEEAVAKQPPPLVARPPPPFPQRLQKVKDNVTYKNFLDILKQVQINIPLVDILQEVPKYAKYIKDIMANKRRLTEFETMALTKECSSRIQSKLPQKLKHPRSFTIQISIGKHAVGQALCDLGASINLMTLSVIRQLGLGEPRPTMVILQLANRSLAHPERVIEDVLVGFFIFPADFIILDYEPDQEVPFILGHPFLAVGRAIIDVCKEKMTIRVGDRVKVFNVYKALILPAHYEELSMIFVVESDATSLVPYMSPIDPLERAFIGDEEDSEDEMMGEIEQVLDKSCSYVHGFGRFEELDRPVTLTLPKIYIEEDPKLELKPLPVHLCYVYLENSETFPVIIASSLTNVQEGKLLRLLREHKKTIRWIIADIKGISPSFCMHTIFLEDGHCPRVKQQRILNPIIKEVVKKEVIKWLDTGIIFHISDSN, from the coding sequence ATGGGGCAACTTGCCAGTGCCCAAAATACTCAAGCAGATGGAGCTCTTCCAAGCGACACTATGGCTAATCCTAAGGCATTTATTAATGATGTTTCATTGAGGAATGGGAGACAGTTAGGAGAAGTCCAgtcaaaaaagagaaaacaagtgACCTTTAATGAGGAGTCGGCCACTATTGAGCTGGAATTAGAAAAATCAAAGGAGTCAGAGAAGCCAGCTGAAGAGGCGGTGGCTAAGCAACCTCCACCATTAGTTGCGAGGCCACCACCTCCGTTCCCTCAAAGATTACAGAAAGTGAAGGATAATGTCACGTATAAaaattttcttgatattttgaagCAAGTGCAAATCAATATTCCACTGGTAGACATCCTGCAAGAAGTGCCCAAATATGCAAAATACATCAAGGACATAATGGCAAATAAAAGGAGGTTGACTGAATTCGAGACTATGGCACTCACCAAGGAATGTAGCTCTAGAATCCAAAGCAAGCTACCTCAGAAATTAAAGCATCCACGTAGTTTCACTATCCAAATCTCGATTGGTAAGCATGCAGTCGGGCAAGCTTTGTGTGATCTTGGAGCGAGCATCAATTTGATGACGCTATCTGTGATCAGACAGTTGGGGTTGGGTGAGCCACGCCCAACAATGGTAATATTACAGTTGGCTAATCGCTCCCTTGCTCATCCTGAaagagtgattgaagatgtgttagtGGGTTTTTTCATATTCCctgctgatttcattatcttggactACGAGCCTGATCAAGAAGTCCCATTTATTTTGGGGCATCCATTTTTAGCAGTGGGCAGAGCTATTATTGATGTATGCAAAGAAAAGATGACAATCAGAGTCGGTGATCGAGTGAAGGTATTCAATGTGTATAAAGCACTCATATTGCCAGCCCACTATGAAGAGCTATCCATGATTTTTGTGGTGGAAAGTGATGCTACGTCATTGGTGCCTTATATGAGCCCCATAGATCCTCTTGAACGAGCTTTTATTGGGGATGAAGAAGACAGTGAAGATGAGATGATGGGAGAAATTGAGCAAGTACTTGACAAGTCTTGCAGTTATGTCCATGGGTTTGGGAGATTTGAGGAGTTGGATAGGCCTGTCACTCTGACCCTTCCTAAGATATATATTGAAGAAGATCCAAAGCTAGAACTTAAGCCCCTTCCAGTGCATCTGTGTTATGTTTATTTGGAGAACTCTGAGACATTTCCAGTTATTATCGCATCTAGCTTGACTAATGTACAAGAAGGAAAACTACTCAGATTACTTCGCGAACATAAAAAGACTATCAGATGGATAATTGCTGACATCAAGGGAATTAGTCCATCATTTTGCATGCATACAATCTTTCTGGAAGATGGACACTGCCCCAGAGTTAAGCAACAAAGGATATTAAATCCCATTATAAAAGAGGTCGTGAAGAAGGAAGTAATTAAGTGGCTCGATACAGGTATCATATTCCATATCTCTGATAGTAACTAG
- the LOC107773545 gene encoding pentatricopeptide repeat-containing protein At1g76280-like encodes MSNNCGREKEKVIMKKKYQALDKMQRHFPMSAGDDAYSYSRNSQLQGMLEESLVDTFNVPVYFSSPEDMTKVVEKMVFTSEELVSKVLRILPASWESKVTAIQEAKELDKIALDELVKNLKTHEMRNCFCCQILLRSEDFDGSLKLLNQGISEGIQLDVLLYNTILQVASEKGRIDVIELIAEQMHVHGVLPDPSTCSHVFAAYVDHGFYNTAMEALQVLSVRMIAGCDNITDEKQIELENLILGEDLEDESPILEPFKDSKEYLTVALLQLRWCAILGYPVSWSPSESQWARRLSNNLAS; translated from the exons ATGAGCAACAACTGtgggagagaaaaagaaaaggtgatcatgaagaagaagtatcaagcTTTAGACAAAATGCAAAGACATTTTCCAATGAGTGCTGGTGATGATGCCTACAGCTACTCCAGAAACTCCCAATTGCAG GGAATGCTAGAGGAATCTCTAGTTGACACATTTAATGTGCCAGTGTATTTTTCCTCTCCTGAAGACATGACTAAAGTGGTGGAGAAAATG GTGTTTACCTCAGAAGAGTTGGTCAGCAAAGTTCTAAGGATCCTTCCAGCTTCATGGGAATCAAAAGTCACAGCAATCCAGGAAGCCAAGGAGCTGGACAAAATCGCACTTGATGAGTTGGTGAAAAACTTAAAGACTCATGAAATGAGAAA TTGTTTCTGCTGTCAGATATTGTTGAGATCTGAGGACTTTGATGGTTCATTAAAATTGTTGAATCAAGGAATTTCAGAAGGGATCCAGCTTGATGTACTTTTATATAACACCATTCTTCAAGTGGCATCTGAGAAG GGAAGAATAGATGTCATCGAGCTCATTGCGGAACAGATGCATGTCCATGGGGTTCTGCCAGATCCATCAACTTGCAGTCATGTTTTCGCTGCATACGTAGACCATGGATTCTACAATACTGCCATGGAAGCATTGCAAGTTTTGAGTGTGCGAATGATTGCTGGGTGTGACAACATTACGGATGAAAAGCAAATTGAACTCGAAAATCTAATTCTTGGTGAGGACTTGGAAGATGAGTCCCCGATTCTTGAGCCTTTCAAAGACTCAAAGGAATATCTTACTGTTGCCTTACTACAATTAAGATGGTGTGCCATACTTGGATATCCAGTATCGTGGTCACCTAGTGAAAGTCAATGGGCCAGGAGACTTTCAAATAATCTTGCTTCATGA